One window of Mesorhizobium sp. PAMC28654 genomic DNA carries:
- a CDS encoding peroxiredoxin, which yields MSLRINDIAPDFTAETTQGTVKFHEWIGDGWAILFSHPKNFTPVCTTELGTMAGLEGEFKKRNVKIIGISVDPVESHGKWKDDIKTATGHSVNYPLIGDKDLKVAKLYDMLPASAGDTSEGRTPADNATVRSVYVIGPDKKVKLVLTYPMTTGRNFDEILRAVDSMQLTAKHQVATPANWKQGEDVIITAAVSNEDAIKRFGAYETILPYLRKTKQPSA from the coding sequence ATGAGCCTTCGTATCAACGATATCGCGCCCGATTTCACCGCCGAAACCACGCAAGGGACGGTCAAGTTCCATGAATGGATCGGCGACGGCTGGGCGATCCTGTTCAGCCATCCGAAGAACTTCACGCCGGTCTGCACGACCGAGCTTGGCACCATGGCCGGGCTTGAGGGCGAGTTCAAGAAACGCAATGTCAAGATCATCGGCATCTCCGTCGATCCGGTCGAAAGCCATGGCAAATGGAAGGACGACATCAAGACGGCGACGGGGCATTCGGTGAACTATCCGCTTATCGGCGACAAGGACCTCAAGGTCGCCAAGCTCTACGACATGCTGCCGGCGAGTGCCGGTGACACGTCGGAGGGCCGTACGCCCGCCGACAACGCCACGGTGCGTTCGGTCTACGTCATCGGTCCAGACAAGAAGGTCAAGCTGGTGCTTACCTACCCGATGACAACTGGCCGCAACTTCGACGAGATTCTGCGCGCCGTCGATTCCATGCAGCTGACCGCCAAGCATCAGGTGGCGACGCCGGCGAACTGGAAGCAGGGTGAGGACGTGATCATCACCGCCGCCGTCTCCAACGAGGACGCGATCAAGCGGTTCGGTGCCTATGAGACAATCCTGCCTTATCTGCGCAAGACCAAGCAACCGTCCGCCTGA
- a CDS encoding MBL fold metallo-hydrolase: MDAALAKPRVRGFYDKPSGSIQYVVADPRTRRCAIIDPVLDFDEKSGATATRSADALLDFIRENRLEVEWVLDTHPHADHFSAAYYLKQKTGAPAAIGQGIVDVQRLWKAIYNWPDFPADGSQWDRLFADGAVFTVGGIPAKVMFSPGHTLASITYVIGDAAFVHDTLFMPDSGTARTDFPGGSAARLWRSIEDILALPDETRVFVGHDYQAGGREPLWESTVAEQKAANIHIAACKTEADFVALRETRDKTLPMPRLILHALQVNMNGGRLPEPEANGRRYLKFPLDGL, from the coding sequence TTGGACGCAGCATTGGCCAAGCCTCGGGTCAGAGGCTTTTACGACAAGCCGAGCGGGTCGATCCAGTATGTCGTCGCCGATCCGCGAACGCGGCGATGCGCTATCATCGACCCTGTGCTTGATTTCGACGAGAAGTCTGGCGCCACGGCGACAAGGTCCGCCGACGCCCTGCTCGATTTCATCCGGGAAAACCGGCTGGAGGTGGAATGGGTCCTTGATACCCATCCGCATGCCGACCATTTCTCGGCCGCCTATTACCTGAAACAGAAGACCGGAGCGCCGGCAGCGATCGGCCAAGGGATCGTCGACGTTCAGCGATTGTGGAAAGCCATCTACAACTGGCCGGATTTTCCCGCCGACGGCTCGCAGTGGGACAGGCTGTTCGCCGATGGCGCGGTCTTTACGGTCGGCGGCATTCCGGCAAAGGTGATGTTTTCTCCCGGGCATACGTTGGCGTCGATCACCTATGTGATCGGCGACGCAGCCTTCGTCCATGACACGCTGTTCATGCCGGACAGCGGCACGGCGAGGACGGACTTTCCGGGCGGCAGTGCCGCGCGGCTCTGGCGCTCGATCGAGGATATTCTGGCGTTGCCGGATGAGACACGGGTTTTCGTCGGCCACGACTATCAGGCTGGCGGGCGTGAACCCTTGTGGGAAAGCACGGTCGCGGAACAGAAGGCCGCGAACATTCACATCGCTGCCTGCAAGACGGAAGCCGATTTCGTGGCTCTCCGTGAGACCCGCGACAAGACACTGCCAATGCCGAGGCTGATCCTGCATGCGCTGCAGGTCAACATGAATGGCGGGCGCCTGCCGGAGCCGGAAGCCAATGGCCGGCGGTACCTGAAGTTTCCGCTGGATGGGCTTTGA
- the rpoH gene encoding RNA polymerase sigma factor RpoH, whose protein sequence is MAQSLPSIVSGEGGLSRYLEEIRRFPMLQPQEEYMLAKRYAEHEDTSAAHKLVTSHLRLVAKIAMGYRGYGLPIGEVISEGNVGLMQAVKKFEPERGFRLATYAMWWIKASIQEYILRSWSLVKMGTTANQKRLFFNLRKVKGKIQALDDGDLKPDQITEIATRLNVSEAEVVSMNRRLSGDASLNAPIRASEGESGEWQDWLVDDHESQEDMLIEQDELENRRGMLSGALAVLNDRERRIFEARRLAEEPLTLEELSSEFDISRERVRQIEVRAFEKVQDAVKAAAKRQMQALRTIEAQPAA, encoded by the coding sequence ATGGCCCAGTCATTACCCAGTATCGTTTCCGGCGAAGGCGGCCTCAGCCGCTACCTGGAAGAAATCCGCCGCTTTCCAATGCTTCAGCCGCAGGAAGAGTACATGCTCGCCAAGCGTTATGCCGAGCATGAAGACACGTCCGCCGCGCACAAGCTCGTCACCAGCCACCTTCGGCTCGTCGCCAAGATCGCCATGGGCTATCGCGGCTACGGTCTGCCGATCGGCGAAGTGATTTCGGAAGGCAATGTCGGCCTGATGCAGGCCGTCAAGAAATTCGAACCCGAGCGTGGCTTCCGCCTCGCGACCTACGCCATGTGGTGGATCAAGGCCTCGATCCAGGAGTACATCCTGCGCTCGTGGAGCCTGGTCAAGATGGGCACGACCGCCAACCAGAAGCGCCTGTTCTTCAACCTGCGCAAGGTGAAGGGCAAGATCCAGGCACTGGACGACGGCGACCTCAAGCCCGATCAGATCACCGAGATCGCCACCCGCCTCAACGTCTCCGAAGCGGAAGTCGTGTCGATGAATCGTCGCCTGTCCGGTGACGCCTCGCTCAACGCCCCGATCCGCGCAAGCGAAGGCGAATCCGGCGAATGGCAGGACTGGCTGGTCGATGACCATGAAAGCCAGGAAGACATGCTGATCGAGCAGGACGAGCTGGAAAACCGGCGCGGCATGCTGTCGGGTGCCCTTGCGGTGCTCAACGATCGCGAGCGGCGCATCTTCGAGGCACGTCGCCTCGCCGAGGAGCCGCTGACGCTGGAAGAACTGTCGTCCGAGTTCGACATCAGCCGCGAGCGCGTGCGCCAGATCGAGGTGCGCGCCTTCGAGAAGGTGCAGGATGCGGTCAAGGCCGCCGCCAAGCGCCAGATGCAGGCGCTGCGCACGATCGAGGCTCAGCCCGCGGCTTGA
- a CDS encoding RluA family pseudouridine synthase: MSAHSEETQKFIEAAPTVLEADADATGQRLDQWLAGKLGPDMSRSRVQMLIKQGAVSVNGKPVDETKRKMIAGESVSVAMPEPEPAEPRGEDITLDVLHEDDELIVINKPAGLVVHPGAGNWTGTLVNALIHHCGDSLSGIGGVRRPGIVHRLDKETSGVMVVAKTDRAHKALSEAFADHGRTGDLERAYLALVWGIPQRPTGTVDAPLGRAADRVRRAVVPEGRDDARHAITHFTVVERFGEKQQEFATASLVECRLETGRTHQIRVHMAHIGHPVVGDPDYGQAFRTKVNRLPEPLKSEVKAFPRQALHARLLAFRHPATHLAMRFEAPIPRDMEALVVGFREL, translated from the coding sequence ATGAGCGCTCATAGCGAAGAGACCCAGAAATTCATAGAGGCCGCGCCGACCGTGCTGGAAGCGGACGCCGATGCCACGGGACAGCGCCTCGACCAATGGCTGGCGGGCAAGCTCGGCCCGGACATGTCGCGCAGCCGCGTGCAGATGCTGATCAAGCAAGGCGCGGTCTCGGTCAACGGCAAGCCTGTCGACGAAACCAAACGCAAGATGATCGCCGGCGAGAGCGTATCGGTCGCCATGCCGGAGCCGGAACCGGCCGAACCGCGGGGTGAGGACATCACGCTCGATGTGCTCCATGAAGACGATGAGCTGATCGTCATCAACAAGCCGGCGGGGCTTGTCGTGCATCCGGGCGCCGGCAACTGGACGGGAACGCTGGTCAACGCGCTGATCCATCACTGCGGCGACAGCCTCTCGGGCATCGGCGGCGTGCGGCGGCCAGGCATCGTCCATCGCCTCGACAAGGAGACCAGCGGCGTCATGGTGGTCGCCAAGACCGATCGCGCTCACAAGGCGCTGTCCGAGGCCTTCGCCGATCATGGCCGAACCGGTGATCTCGAGCGCGCCTATCTGGCGCTGGTCTGGGGCATACCGCAAAGGCCAACGGGAACAGTCGACGCGCCGCTTGGCCGTGCCGCCGACCGCGTGCGCCGCGCCGTGGTGCCGGAAGGCCGCGACGACGCCCGCCATGCCATCACTCATTTCACCGTGGTGGAGCGTTTTGGCGAAAAACAGCAGGAATTCGCAACGGCAAGTCTCGTCGAATGCCGGTTGGAGACCGGCCGTACCCACCAGATCCGCGTTCACATGGCCCATATCGGCCATCCTGTGGTCGGCGATCCCGATTATGGCCAGGCCTTCCGTACCAAGGTCAACCGACTGCCCGAACCGCTGAAAAGCGAGGTCAAGGCATTTCCACGGCAAGCTTTGCATGCCCGCCTCCTTGCATTTCGCCATCCCGCTACCCATCTAGCGATGAGGTTCGAGGCACCTATACCGAGGGACATGGAGGCGCTCGTGGTCGGCTTTCGCGAGCTCTGA
- a CDS encoding fimbrial protein — protein sequence MARPLVEEDEEKPLDPEVEKVRKKLVRFIVINLGILFFALMVVIGALVYKARNAPPAVQPAGDFQAPAGEPISGDIVLPVGAKVVSQSLSGNRLSIDAEIADGSRVIFVYDIAERRIVGRFAIRNK from the coding sequence ATGGCCAGGCCACTTGTCGAGGAAGACGAAGAGAAGCCGCTCGACCCCGAGGTCGAAAAGGTGCGGAAGAAACTCGTCCGCTTCATCGTCATCAATCTCGGCATTCTGTTCTTCGCCCTTATGGTGGTGATCGGAGCCCTTGTCTACAAAGCGCGCAACGCACCGCCCGCCGTGCAGCCGGCCGGTGACTTCCAGGCGCCCGCGGGTGAGCCGATCAGCGGCGACATCGTGCTGCCCGTCGGCGCCAAGGTGGTCAGTCAGTCGCTCTCCGGCAATCGCCTGTCCATCGATGCCGAGATTGCCGACGGCAGCCGTGTGATCTTCGTCTACGACATTGCTGAGCGCCGCATCGTCGGCCGCTTCGCAATTCGCAACAAATGA
- a CDS encoding outer membrane protein: MAAGLEMKKLLLSTVLVCVSGSSAFAADMVVAEAPTVYNWSGAYIGGVVGANFLRGNVTIPVYTPSDYDGDSTSASVGGQIGYQYQFENNFVLGAEARLVAVFNKKTVATTDTEDFRTGANWQGDIVAKAGYSMGNVLPYIKGGVAFLNLHDTGYEESNGPSALFNRTFTGWTVGAGVDYALNSKWIVGVDYAYAHFSSHDFSEDGPVGPTIVKPSTHTVSLTLNYRF; this comes from the coding sequence ATGGCGGCGGGTCTTGAAATGAAAAAGCTTCTTCTCTCTACAGTTCTTGTTTGCGTGTCCGGTTCGTCAGCCTTCGCAGCCGATATGGTCGTGGCCGAAGCCCCGACGGTTTACAATTGGTCTGGGGCATACATCGGCGGAGTCGTCGGTGCCAACTTCCTGCGTGGGAATGTTACGATCCCGGTCTACACCCCATCGGATTATGATGGTGACAGCACGTCAGCCTCGGTTGGCGGTCAGATCGGCTACCAGTACCAATTCGAAAACAACTTTGTTCTCGGCGCTGAAGCACGCCTTGTGGCTGTATTCAATAAGAAGACGGTGGCGACAACCGATACCGAAGATTTTCGAACCGGGGCTAACTGGCAGGGTGATATCGTTGCAAAGGCCGGCTATTCGATGGGCAACGTTCTTCCCTACATCAAGGGCGGCGTAGCTTTCCTGAACCTACACGACACCGGTTATGAAGAGTCGAACGGCCCGTCGGCCCTCTTCAACCGGACCTTTACCGGATGGACTGTCGGCGCCGGTGTCGACTACGCTTTGAACAGCAAGTGGATCGTTGGCGTGGACTATGCCTACGCGCACTTCTCGAGCCACGACTTCTCCGAAGATGGCCCCGTTGGCCCAACCATCGTCAAGCCGAGCACACATACAGTTTCCTTGACACTCAACTATCGTTTCTAA
- a CDS encoding outer membrane protein → MKSLLLASVFSLAVVCGPVMAADQLAPVETPEWTWQGPYAGVIGAGTLEHYKIHAPGFPASTDSTHNAGSATLGGFAGYNFQSGKIVYGVEGELGYRFKKSTFTGVTGPGTLDVSTGLYGALKGRVGMDMGRYMPFVTAGVTAAQMKTFYPGGNAEADATLVGGIVGAGVDVALTHNVFLRGEYDFSFFGKKELSYCPGACLLDHTVQIHDFKVAVGMKF, encoded by the coding sequence ATGAAATCGCTTTTGCTCGCTTCTGTTTTCAGTCTTGCTGTTGTCTGCGGACCGGTCATGGCTGCCGATCAGCTAGCGCCTGTTGAAACGCCGGAATGGACCTGGCAGGGTCCCTATGCAGGTGTCATCGGCGCCGGAACGCTAGAGCACTACAAGATCCATGCGCCTGGCTTCCCCGCATCCACGGACTCGACCCACAATGCCGGCTCGGCGACCCTTGGCGGCTTCGCTGGCTATAACTTCCAGTCGGGCAAGATCGTCTATGGCGTTGAAGGTGAGCTTGGTTATCGCTTCAAGAAATCGACCTTCACCGGCGTTACCGGTCCCGGCACGCTGGACGTCTCGACCGGCCTCTACGGCGCCTTGAAGGGACGGGTCGGCATGGACATGGGGCGTTATATGCCGTTCGTGACGGCCGGCGTCACGGCGGCACAGATGAAGACGTTCTATCCCGGCGGTAACGCGGAAGCCGACGCGACCCTTGTCGGCGGTATTGTTGGTGCCGGTGTCGATGTGGCGCTGACCCACAACGTCTTCCTGCGCGGCGAGTACGACTTCTCATTCTTCGGCAAGAAGGAGCTAAGCTACTGCCCCGGGGCATGCCTTCTGGACCACACCGTCCAGATACACGACTTCAAAGTCGCAGTCGGTATGAAGTTCTAA
- a CDS encoding MucR family transcriptional regulator codes for MTDETDNRAAELIELAAGIVSAFVSNNSLPVVELPALIASVHSSLSNLGGPVTPPVEQKAPAVNPKKSVFPDYIICLEDGKKFKSLKRHLATDFGLTPDEYRAKWGLPTDYPMVAASYAATRSALAKASGLGRKAAPVEEAPSKKAPVKRKAKG; via the coding sequence ATGACCGACGAAACCGACAACAGGGCCGCCGAACTTATCGAACTGGCGGCAGGTATTGTATCTGCGTTCGTAAGCAACAACTCGCTTCCGGTGGTGGAATTACCGGCTTTAATCGCTTCTGTCCACTCGTCGCTTTCGAATCTTGGCGGACCAGTGACTCCGCCGGTCGAACAGAAGGCGCCGGCAGTCAACCCAAAGAAGTCGGTGTTCCCAGACTACATCATCTGCCTGGAGGACGGCAAAAAATTCAAGTCGCTGAAACGGCATCTTGCAACCGACTTTGGCCTCACGCCGGACGAATACCGGGCCAAATGGGGCCTGCCCACCGACTATCCGATGGTCGCGGCAAGCTATGCGGCAACTCGGTCGGCATTGGCAAAGGCCAGTGGTCTGGGCCGCAAGGCAGCACCTGTCGAGGAGGCTCCGTCAAAGAAGGCTCCGGTCAAAAGGAAGGCGAAGGGGTAG
- a CDS encoding helix-turn-helix transcriptional regulator, translating into MIDSDQIKAARALLGLTQDDLAASSGLSAQTIKRMEGLGTGRSSTDNVMAVKRALEGAGAVFIPENGGGAGVRRAKPGISK; encoded by the coding sequence GTGATAGACAGCGATCAGATCAAAGCCGCGCGAGCCCTGCTCGGTCTTACACAAGACGACTTGGCCGCAAGTTCGGGGCTTTCCGCCCAGACGATTAAGCGCATGGAGGGCTTGGGTACCGGCCGAAGTTCAACCGACAATGTGATGGCCGTGAAGAGAGCCCTGGAAGGGGCCGGCGCAGTGTTCATCCCCGAGAATGGCGGCGGTGCCGGCGTAAGGCGGGCAAAACCGGGCATTTCAAAATGA
- a CDS encoding lipocalin-like domain-containing protein — protein sequence MRKPRPRGAGTGHLFAYSGSYTVESDRIIHHVDLSWNEAWSGTDQVRFCAVDGDTLSYTSAPAKNPFDGREVVHEVSYMRELP from the coding sequence GTGCGCAAGCCCCGTCCCAGGGGAGCTGGGACGGGCCATTTGTTTGCTTATTCTGGCAGCTATACAGTTGAATCAGATCGGATTATTCATCACGTCGATTTGAGCTGGAATGAAGCGTGGAGCGGCACGGATCAGGTGCGGTTCTGCGCGGTTGACGGAGATACGCTGTCTTACACCTCGGCTCCCGCAAAGAATCCGTTCGACGGCCGCGAGGTTGTTCACGAGGTGTCTTATATGCGGGAGCTTCCTTAG
- a CDS encoding NYN domain-containing protein: MKHYLFVDGASLLGRLKNIAAKFFGGAEFEIDFAKLVGSHTKMFFYDAVPVQKDDQNDAEYAALIAPKLAVLEKARSVDRIHVFEGDARKRKKAGHEQKMVDVAIAVDMLTHAFRKNMDETTLLTGDVDFVPLVNALVQHGMMMTLWYPPDETSQKLVDAADIRRCPSSDHLAQIGSQISGVSASSWG; encoded by the coding sequence GTGAAACATTACCTGTTTGTTGATGGCGCCTCCCTCTTAGGGCGGCTGAAAAATATCGCGGCGAAGTTCTTTGGGGGTGCCGAATTTGAGATCGACTTTGCAAAGCTGGTCGGGTCACATACCAAAATGTTTTTCTATGACGCAGTGCCGGTTCAGAAGGACGATCAGAATGACGCCGAATATGCGGCCCTGATTGCCCCCAAACTTGCGGTTCTAGAGAAGGCTCGTTCGGTTGATCGCATCCACGTATTTGAAGGTGATGCACGGAAAAGGAAGAAAGCGGGCCATGAACAAAAGATGGTCGACGTTGCCATAGCAGTCGACATGCTCACTCACGCCTTTCGCAAGAATATGGACGAAACCACTTTGCTGACCGGTGACGTTGATTTTGTCCCGCTCGTCAACGCCCTGGTGCAGCATGGAATGATGATGACCCTGTGGTATCCACCCGATGAGACAAGTCAAAAGCTTGTCGATGCAGCCGACATCCGGCGGTGTCCGTCGTCAGATCATTTGGCTCAGATTGGATCGCAGATTAGCGGAGTGTCGGCCTCATCTTGGGGTTGA
- a CDS encoding IS5 family transposase — protein MWTDITRAKHARKGLRYSSDLTDAEWMVLEPLLPPRSALGRPPKWSQRSIMEGVFYVLRSGLPWRMLPRDLPPVSTVQRYFYAWRDSGLWNTINHLLLMAVRVAAGREASPSAGVIDSQSVKTTESGGLCGYDAGKKIKGRKRHILTDTLGLLVGAIVHTADIQDRDGAPEVLASIRESFPWLRHVFADGGYAGEKLQTALRGKGGWTLEIIKRSDAAKGFVLLPRRWVVERTFAWFGRNRRLSKDFEQTIESSTAWLLLASVQLMTRRIANP, from the coding sequence ATGTGGACTGATATCACCCGCGCCAAGCATGCCCGAAAGGGACTACGTTATTCAAGCGATTTGACGGACGCGGAATGGATGGTTCTGGAACCGCTGCTTCCGCCTCGCTCGGCGCTTGGCCGCCCGCCGAAATGGTCGCAGCGGTCTATCATGGAGGGCGTGTTTTATGTGCTGCGTAGCGGTCTGCCTTGGCGAATGCTGCCCAGGGACTTGCCGCCGGTATCGACGGTGCAGCGCTATTTCTACGCTTGGCGCGACAGCGGCCTTTGGAACACGATCAACCACCTGCTGCTGATGGCCGTGCGTGTCGCCGCAGGTCGGGAGGCGTCGCCCAGCGCCGGCGTAATCGACAGCCAAAGCGTGAAAACCACTGAAAGCGGCGGGCTTTGTGGCTACGATGCGGGCAAGAAGATCAAAGGCCGAAAGCGCCATATCCTGACCGACACCTTGGGCCTGCTGGTCGGCGCGATCGTCCATACCGCTGACATCCAGGACCGAGACGGCGCCCCCGAGGTTCTGGCTTCTATTCGGGAAAGCTTTCCCTGGCTGCGCCACGTCTTCGCCGATGGCGGCTACGCCGGTGAAAAACTCCAGACCGCGCTCAGGGGAAAAGGTGGCTGGACCCTCGAAATCATCAAGCGATCCGACGCCGCAAAAGGCTTCGTCCTGCTCCCGCGCCGGTGGGTGGTGGAACGAACCTTCGCCTGGTTCGGCCGCAACCGACGCCTGTCCAAGGACTTCGAGCAGACCATCGAAAGCTCCACGGCTTGGCTGCTCCTCGCATCCGTTCAACTCATGACACGGCGCATCGCAAATCCATGA
- a CDS encoding IS630 family transposase (programmed frameshift) produces the protein MAKSLSEDLRARVVAAVDGGLSRRAAAARFGVAAASSVRWVREWRETGATCAKPQGGDRRSHRVEAYRDIILAAIERRVDITLVELAELLRQEHGASFATSTIWRFLDRHSMTFKKKTAHASEQERPDVAARRNAWFDAQPDLDPEHLVFIDETGASTKMARLRGRTKRGMRCRSPIPHGHWKTTTFTGALRLTGMTAPMVLDGPMTGEWFVAYVEQVLVPTLRPDDVVILDNLPAHKSAAARVAIEATGARMMFLPPYSPDFNPIENAFSKLKSILRKAAARTVAELWDTISAALPCFTPTECANYFAATGYEPE, from the exons ATGGCGAAATCCTTATCGGAAGATTTGCGGGCTCGGGTGGTCGCAGCGGTTGATGGCGGCCTGTCGCGACGGGCGGCAGCGGCGCGATTTGGCGTGGCGGCGGCAAGCTCGGTGCGTTGGGTCCGGGAATGGCGCGAGACCGGAGCCACCTGCGCAAAGCCGCAGGGCGGCGACAGGCGGTCCCACCGCGTTGAAGCGTATCGCGACATCATCCTGGCGGCGATCGAGAGGCGGGTGGACATCACGCTGGTCGAACTCGCCGAGTTGCTGCGACAGGAGCATGGCGCGTCGTTTGCGACGAGCACGATCTGGCGGTTTCTCGATCGTCACTCCATGACCTTCAA AAAAAAAACGGCGCACGCCAGCGAGCAGGAGCGGCCAGACGTGGCGGCGCGACGAAACGCCTGGTTCGACGCCCAGCCCGATCTTGATCCCGAGCATCTGGTCTTCATCGACGAGACCGGAGCCTCGACAAAGATGGCTCGACTGCGGGGGCGCACGAAGCGCGGGATGCGGTGCCGATCGCCAATCCCGCATGGCCATTGGAAGACGACGACGTTCACCGGCGCCCTGCGCCTCACTGGCATGACCGCGCCAATGGTCCTGGACGGCCCGATGACTGGCGAATGGTTTGTCGCCTATGTCGAGCAGGTTCTCGTGCCGACGCTGCGGCCCGACGATGTCGTGATCCTCGACAACCTGCCGGCGCACAAAAGCGCAGCCGCCCGTGTGGCGATCGAAGCAACCGGCGCAAGGATGATGTTCCTCCCGCCCTATTCCCCCGACTTCAACCCGATCGAGAACGCCTTTTCCAAGCTGAAATCGATTCTACGCAAAGCCGCCGCACGAACCGTCGCGGAATTGTGGGATACCATCAGCGCCGCACTGCCTTGCTTCACACCAACCGAGTGCGCCAACTACTTCGCCGCAACAGGATATGAGCCGGAATGA
- a CDS encoding ATP-dependent Clp protease proteolytic subunit, with protein sequence MLAFRIIGNVAHHRQTMIRAAGDEMSRGSEGDRCSASVSAFVLALSLALPSTPGAAANFDVAKDTHGQQLEELYVKLSGEVTTGDLSKLKNILAGFDTEGRNEYDGRVQLYLDSPGGSYSEGLAVADYVRKEGISTRVTSDAVCLSACAIIFMHGVARDPDETAYLDRKIEIGARVGFHAPYLILPPELQLTGDEARLAIAYAYSDALSAFSKLLESGDKVLDSELLIKMLRTPPNQMTYVETYGDLLKWKIGLSDAPKITSLKYEQIVLACENAWAQEQGQRGTSSLTDIRTNKYRTNPKLYKRLRGGGEWYQFVTEDYSGATCNLKITQDVGQLDVRLLGFSYGEENLPLDSTPGQVLTYEYINEPAEKIAIAKNN encoded by the coding sequence TTGCTGGCGTTCCGCATCATCGGCAATGTGGCGCATCATCGGCAGACTATGATTCGAGCAGCAGGGGACGAAATGTCGAGGGGATCTGAGGGAGATCGATGCAGCGCGAGCGTCTCAGCTTTTGTGTTGGCGCTTTCGCTAGCCTTACCGTCCACGCCCGGAGCGGCAGCAAATTTCGACGTAGCAAAAGACACACACGGCCAGCAACTTGAAGAGCTCTATGTGAAGCTATCCGGCGAGGTCACAACTGGCGATCTGTCGAAGCTCAAAAATATTCTTGCGGGGTTCGACACTGAGGGCCGCAATGAATACGACGGAAGGGTGCAGCTTTATCTAGATAGCCCGGGTGGGAGCTATTCCGAGGGCCTTGCCGTAGCCGATTATGTACGAAAAGAAGGTATCTCCACGCGGGTCACAAGCGACGCGGTGTGCCTATCTGCGTGCGCGATTATCTTTATGCATGGTGTGGCAAGGGACCCCGACGAGACAGCATACCTCGACCGGAAAATCGAGATTGGCGCAAGAGTTGGGTTTCACGCGCCCTACCTGATCCTTCCTCCTGAACTGCAACTTACAGGCGACGAAGCAAGGCTCGCGATAGCTTACGCATACAGCGACGCTCTGTCGGCTTTCTCAAAACTTTTGGAAAGCGGTGACAAGGTTCTCGATTCCGAACTGCTGATCAAAATGCTTCGAACGCCTCCAAATCAGATGACTTATGTCGAAACCTATGGCGACCTCCTGAAGTGGAAAATCGGGCTGAGCGATGCCCCAAAAATTACGTCGCTGAAATATGAACAGATAGTCTTGGCTTGTGAAAACGCCTGGGCTCAAGAACAAGGCCAAAGGGGCACGAGCTCCCTAACTGATATCCGCACGAATAAGTACCGCACTAATCCAAAATTATACAAACGCCTCCGTGGCGGTGGAGAATGGTATCAGTTTGTGACCGAAGATTATTCGGGAGCTACGTGCAACTTAAAAATAACGCAAGATGTAGGACAATTGGACGTTAGATTGCTTGGATTTTCATATGGTGAGGAAAACTTGCCCCTAGATTCAACCCCAGGACAGGTTCTGACATACGAATACATTAACGAGCCCGCAGAGAAGATTGCTATAGCGAAAAACAATTGA